The DNA window AAGATTGAGATTCTGTTCCCCGAAGTTTGTCTGGTATTGCATTTGGTTCTGGCTTTTTACATGAAAATTCACATGACCATTCTTTGTATCCACCAATCCAGTCTTTTTCTTCACGCTCCGTGTTATAAACTTTTGAGTTTATGTTAGCGACACAAGAACAACTTGGGCTTGTTCCTAATAAACCATTCTCATCCACCCAATTAACAGGGTCACTGTCAACATACTCAAATAAATTAGCACTCCCGCCTTTAAAATTAATCGGGTCTTTACTCGTCCACCGCCCCGTCTCCGCTTCATAATCCCGTGCGCCAAAGCGTGTTAGTTTCGTATCAACATCATACAACCCACCCGCAAATCCAAACGGTTGAAACTCAGGATTGGTATCTTCAAGGATATTGCCAAACGCATCGTACTCTAAACGTTGAACGATTACGCCTGTTTGTACATCGATGATTAAGCGCGGACTGCCTAAGTGGTCGGAGATAACGCGGTAAGTATTGCCATTTTTGAGGATGTAATCAGGGATATTGGCTTTTGAAGCATAAACAAAACGAGCAAGAACGAGAACCTGCGACCGTGACTGCTTCACGAACCGCTTTTAATTTTTGATTCAGCGTTTCATATCCCTGTATTTTAATTTGCATTGTTTTCTTCCATAAAAAAAGCCATCTACCAATTATGATAGATGGCTTTTTCTTTAGTTATGAGGTGGGCGATGCCTATCCTATGCTTGCTTGGCTATGTTGGTTTGATTATCTTTTATTTTTCAACCTTTCAATATAAATTGCATTGAAAATAGATATCACAAAAATAATTGATATTAGCAAAGCATTCATCAATCTATTCTCAAGTGGAGGTAATACCACGGCAGAATCAAAATTATCAAATAACCCAATATTGTATGGGGTAGATACAAACCAAATGAAGAAAGCT is part of the Beggiatoa alba B18LD genome and encodes:
- a CDS encoding RHS repeat domain-containing protein → MKQSRSQVLVLARFVYASKANIPDYILKNGNTYRVISDHLGSPRLIIDVQTGVIVQRLEYDAFGNILEDTNPEFQPFGFAGGLYDVDTKLTRFGARDYEAETGRWTSKDPINFKGGSANLFEYVDSDPVNWVDENGLLGTSPSCSCVANINSKVYNTEREEKDWIGGYKEWSCEFSCKKPEPNAIPDKLRGTESQSYWKDDGLVGICRGANYTSKWSPAADDFIWENNHENPATPFNPKKCGITELEEWAKRHGCP